A single region of the Streptomyces virginiae genome encodes:
- the mtrB gene encoding MtrAB system histidine kinase MtrB, with the protein MSGRVPGGLRPWKLRLGRLFRDRASSSRVLRLFVRVARRPLLPAVRLWRRNIQLRVVAATLLISLAVVLALGFVVIAQVSRGLLEAKEEAAQSQAAGGFAVAQEKANAPAAVDGPDATDNKVGRDASTWMNSLVKQLASGGQTAFEVVALGAGTGDEALPGTQGVKGARASGNVDPTASVPLGLRRAVNHATGAFKTFSEIRYTSGDGAKEPEPALVIGKRLSDINGDPYDLYYLFPLTQEEESLNLIKVTIVTAGLFVVVLLCGIAWLVVRQVVTPVRMAAGIAERLSAGRLQERMKVTGEDDIARLGEAFNKMAQNLQNKIQQLEELSRMQRRFVSDVSHELRTPLTTVRMAADVIHDARVDFDPITARSAELLAGQLDRFESLLADLLEISRFDAGAAALEAEPIDLRDVVRRVIDGAEPLAEHKGTRIRVLGDTQPVIAEADARRVERVLRNLVVNAVEHGEGRDVVVRLASAGGAVAVAVRDYGVGLKPGEATRVFNRFWRADPARARTTGGTGLGLSIAVEDARLHGGWLQAWGEPGGGSQFRLTLPRTADEPLRGSPIPLEPEDSRANRANRARAAAEAAGGAAERTPAEQGDRSSIPPRSPVAGAMPVPADPTALPGNGARVVARPADQAQQEDRADGR; encoded by the coding sequence ATGTCCGGCAGGGTCCCGGGCGGCCTCCGCCCGTGGAAGTTGCGCCTCGGTCGGCTGTTCCGGGACCGTGCGTCGAGCAGCCGCGTCCTACGGCTCTTCGTACGGGTGGCCCGTCGGCCGCTGCTTCCGGCTGTCCGCCTGTGGCGGCGCAACATCCAGCTCCGGGTGGTCGCGGCCACCCTGCTGATCTCGCTCGCCGTGGTCCTCGCCCTGGGCTTCGTCGTCATCGCCCAGGTCAGCAGGGGTCTCCTGGAGGCCAAGGAGGAGGCGGCGCAGAGCCAGGCCGCGGGCGGGTTCGCGGTGGCGCAGGAGAAGGCCAACGCCCCGGCCGCGGTGGACGGGCCCGACGCCACCGACAACAAGGTCGGCAGGGATGCCAGTACCTGGATGAACTCCCTGGTCAAGCAGTTGGCCAGTGGGGGTCAGACCGCCTTCGAGGTCGTCGCGCTGGGCGCGGGAACGGGCGACGAGGCGCTGCCGGGGACGCAGGGCGTCAAGGGGGCCCGGGCCTCCGGGAACGTGGACCCGACCGCCAGCGTCCCGCTGGGGCTGCGCCGTGCCGTCAACCATGCCACCGGTGCCTTCAAGACCTTCTCCGAGATCCGGTACACCAGCGGGGACGGGGCGAAGGAGCCCGAGCCGGCGCTGGTCATCGGCAAGCGTCTCTCGGACATCAACGGTGACCCGTACGACCTGTACTACCTCTTCCCGCTCACGCAGGAGGAGGAGTCCCTCAATCTGATCAAGGTCACCATCGTGACCGCGGGTCTGTTCGTCGTCGTCCTGCTCTGCGGGATCGCCTGGCTCGTCGTACGCCAGGTGGTGACCCCTGTGCGGATGGCCGCCGGGATCGCCGAGCGGCTCTCGGCCGGGCGGCTCCAGGAGCGGATGAAGGTCACCGGTGAGGACGACATCGCGCGTCTCGGCGAGGCCTTCAACAAGATGGCGCAGAACCTCCAGAACAAGATCCAGCAGCTGGAGGAGCTGTCCCGGATGCAGCGTCGCTTCGTCTCGGACGTCTCGCACGAGCTGCGTACCCCGCTGACGACGGTACGGATGGCCGCCGACGTCATCCACGACGCCCGGGTCGACTTCGACCCGATCACCGCGCGCTCCGCCGAGCTGCTCGCCGGGCAGCTCGACCGGTTCGAGTCGCTCCTGGCCGACCTGCTGGAGATCAGCCGGTTCGACGCCGGGGCCGCGGCCCTGGAGGCCGAGCCGATCGACCTGCGGGACGTCGTGCGCCGGGTCATCGACGGCGCCGAGCCGCTCGCCGAGCACAAGGGCACCCGGATCCGGGTCCTGGGCGACACCCAGCCGGTCATCGCCGAGGCGGACGCCCGGCGGGTCGAGCGGGTGCTGCGCAATCTGGTCGTCAACGCCGTGGAGCACGGCGAGGGACGCGATGTGGTGGTGCGGCTGGCGTCCGCGGGTGGGGCCGTCGCCGTCGCCGTACGGGACTACGGGGTCGGGCTGAAGCCCGGCGAGGCCACCCGCGTCTTCAACCGGTTCTGGCGGGCCGACCCGGCGCGGGCGCGTACGACCGGTGGGACGGGCCTGGGCCTGTCCATCGCCGTCGAGGACGCCCGGCTGCACGGTGGCTGGCTGCAGGCCTGGGGCGAGCCGGGCGGCGGCTCGCAGTTCCGCCTGACCCTGCCGCGCACGGCCGACGAGCCGCTGCGGGGCTCGCCCATCCCGCTGGAGCCCGAGGACTCGCGGGCCAACCGCGCCAACCGGGCCCGGGCCGCGGCCGAGGCCGCGGGTGGCGCGGCGGAGCGTACGCCCGCGGAGCAGGGCGACCGTTCGTCGATACCGCCGCGCTCGCCCGTCGCCGGTGCGATGCCGGTGCCCGCCGACCCGACGGCCCTGCCGGGGAACGGGGCCAGGGTCGTGGCCCGCCCGGCCGACCAGGCACAACAGGAGGACCGAGCCGATGGACGCTGA
- the mtrA gene encoding two-component system response regulator MtrA: MMSSMKGRVLVVDDDTALAEMLGIVLRGEGFEPSFVADGDKALAAFREAKPDLVLLDLMLPGRDGIEVCRLIRAESGVPIVMLTAKSDTVDVVVGLESGADDYIVKPFKPKELVARIRARLRRSEEPAPEQLAIGDLVIDVAGHSVKREGASIALTPLEFDLLVALARKPWQVFTREVLLEQVWGYRHAADTRLVNVHVQRLRSKVEKDPERPEIVVTVRGVGYKAGPS; the protein is encoded by the coding sequence ATGATGTCAAGCATGAAGGGACGAGTCCTTGTCGTCGACGACGACACCGCGCTGGCCGAGATGCTCGGCATTGTGCTGCGTGGAGAAGGTTTTGAGCCGTCGTTCGTAGCGGACGGCGACAAGGCGCTGGCGGCCTTCCGGGAGGCGAAGCCCGACCTGGTGCTGCTGGACCTCATGCTGCCCGGAAGGGACGGCATAGAGGTGTGCCGGCTCATCCGGGCCGAGTCCGGCGTGCCGATCGTCATGCTCACCGCCAAGAGCGACACGGTGGACGTCGTCGTGGGCCTGGAGTCCGGGGCCGACGACTACATCGTCAAGCCGTTCAAGCCGAAGGAGCTGGTGGCCCGTATCCGGGCGCGCCTGCGCCGGTCGGAGGAGCCCGCGCCCGAGCAGCTGGCCATCGGTGACCTGGTCATCGACGTGGCCGGGCACTCGGTCAAGCGGGAGGGCGCTTCCATCGCCCTGACCCCGCTCGAGTTCGACCTGCTGGTCGCCCTCGCGCGCAAGCCCTGGCAGGTCTTCACCCGTGAGGTGCTGCTGGAGCAGGTCTGGGGCTACCGGCACGCGGCGGACACCCGCCTGGTCAACGTGCACGTGCAGCGCCTGCGCTCCAAGGTCGAGAAGGATCCGGAGCGCCCCGAGATCGTCGTGACGGTGCGTGGTGTCGGCTACAAGGCCGGACCCAGCTGA
- a CDS encoding DUF4129 domain-containing protein codes for MMSTGGLITRATTLLPSAETPPVTTPREPAREAAERELSKPMYHENDPSLFDRALRKFFDWLDDLLGAASGATPGGGFGLFVILVLVLLAVGALWWRLGTPGRITTGAGVLFSDSTRSAADHRTAADAHAAAGRWTEAVQERMRAVVRSLEERTLLDPRPGRTADEAAAEAAVSLPDHAAELRAAARTFDDVTYGGRTADADTYARLRTLDLTLDRAKPLLTGPTA; via the coding sequence ATGATGAGTACGGGGGGCCTCATCACCCGCGCCACGACGCTCCTGCCGAGCGCCGAGACACCACCGGTGACGACACCGCGCGAACCCGCCAGGGAAGCGGCCGAACGCGAACTGTCCAAGCCGATGTACCACGAGAACGACCCGAGCCTGTTCGACCGCGCCCTGCGCAAGTTCTTCGACTGGCTCGACGACCTGCTCGGCGCCGCCTCCGGGGCGACCCCCGGAGGCGGCTTCGGCCTCTTCGTGATCCTCGTCCTCGTCCTCCTCGCCGTCGGCGCCCTCTGGTGGCGCCTGGGCACCCCCGGCCGCATCACCACCGGCGCCGGCGTCCTCTTCAGCGACAGCACCCGCAGCGCCGCCGACCACCGCACCGCCGCCGACGCCCACGCCGCCGCCGGCCGCTGGACCGAGGCCGTCCAGGAACGCATGCGCGCCGTCGTCCGCTCCCTGGAGGAACGCACCCTGCTCGACCCGCGCCCCGGCCGCACCGCCGACGAGGCCGCCGCCGAAGCCGCCGTCTCCCTCCCCGACCACGCCGCCGAACTCCGTGCCGCCGCCCGTACCTTCGACGACGTCACCTACGGCGGCCGCACCGCCGACGCCGACACGTATGCCCGCCTGCGCACCCTCGACCTCACCCTGGACCGCGCGAAGCCGCTGCTGACGGGACCCACCGCATGA
- a CDS encoding DUF4350 domain-containing protein — translation MTGPTDPAAPTATAAPPASEAREPEVTAPLPAPAPGDPDARTRRIRQIRRALTAVAVLAAGVIVTAALNSGSRHGYLNPRTTDPFGSHAVAELLKERGVTTRVVTTAREAADAAGPRTTLLVTDPDRLGATQRGVIRSAIDLSGGRTVLLAPSSHSLTELSPGVQTAGDADTEHPAPGCTLPAATSAGRAATGGGLRYTTTLPGATACYPSGGHPTLLVLPTGPTGGDTVLLGSETILLNESLADEGNASLALQLLGSRPNLVWYLPSLADSDPDTAPSGEDKSLLELVPAGWSWALLQLLVAAVLAALWRARRLGPLVTEKLPVAIRASEATEGRARLYRKADARDRAATVLRAATRERLAALVGVPHAQAHDPAALAPAVSARLTGEPRDVTALLFGTTPSDDAALVALADHLDALEREVCTS, via the coding sequence ATGACCGGCCCGACCGACCCGGCCGCACCGACGGCGACGGCGGCCCCGCCCGCGTCCGAGGCGCGGGAGCCCGAGGTCACCGCCCCCCTCCCCGCTCCCGCACCCGGCGACCCCGACGCGCGCACGCGCCGCATCCGCCAAATCCGCCGTGCCCTCACCGCCGTCGCCGTCCTCGCCGCCGGCGTCATCGTCACGGCCGCCCTCAACTCCGGTTCCCGCCACGGCTACCTCAACCCCCGCACCACCGACCCCTTCGGCAGCCATGCCGTCGCCGAGCTCCTGAAGGAACGCGGCGTCACCACCCGCGTCGTCACCACCGCCCGCGAGGCGGCCGACGCCGCCGGCCCCCGCACCACCCTCCTGGTCACCGACCCCGACCGGCTCGGCGCCACCCAACGCGGCGTCATCCGCTCGGCCATCGACCTCTCCGGCGGCCGCACCGTCCTCCTCGCCCCCAGCAGCCACAGCCTCACCGAGCTCTCCCCCGGCGTGCAGACCGCGGGCGACGCCGACACCGAACACCCCGCCCCCGGCTGCACCTTGCCCGCCGCCACCTCGGCCGGCCGCGCCGCGACCGGCGGCGGCCTCCGCTACACCACCACCCTCCCCGGGGCCACCGCCTGCTACCCCAGCGGCGGCCACCCCACCCTCCTCGTCCTGCCCACCGGCCCCACCGGCGGCGACACCGTCCTCCTCGGCTCCGAGACGATCCTCCTCAACGAGTCCCTCGCCGACGAAGGCAACGCCTCCCTCGCCCTCCAACTCCTCGGCTCCCGCCCGAATCTCGTCTGGTACCTGCCGTCCCTCGCGGACTCCGACCCCGACACGGCGCCCTCCGGCGAGGACAAGAGCCTCCTCGAACTCGTCCCGGCCGGCTGGTCCTGGGCCCTGCTCCAACTCCTCGTCGCCGCCGTCCTCGCCGCCCTCTGGCGCGCCCGACGCCTGGGCCCCCTCGTCACCGAGAAGCTCCCCGTCGCCATCCGCGCCTCCGAGGCCACCGAGGGCCGCGCCCGCCTCTACCGCAAGGCCGACGCCCGCGACCGCGCCGCCACCGTGCTGCGCGCCGCCACCCGCGAACGCCTCGCCGCACTGGTCGGCGTACCCCACGCCCAGGCCCACGACCCCGCGGCACTGGCCCCGGCCGTCTCCGCCCGCCTGACCGGCGAGCCCCGGGACGTGACCGCCCTCCTCTTCGGCACCACCCCCTCCGACGACGCGGCACTCGTCGCGCTCGCCGACCACCTCGACGCCCTCGAAAGAGAGGTTTGTACGTCATGA
- a CDS encoding AAA family ATPase, giving the protein MTYPATESTAVTADSARASLEALRTEIGKAVVGQDSAVTGLVVALLCRGHVLLEGVPGVAKTLLVRALAASLELDTKRVQFTPDLMPSDVTGSLVYDARTAEFSFQDGPVFTNLLLADEINRTPPKTQSSLLEAMEERQVTVDGTPRKLPDPFLVAATMNPVEYEGTYPLPEAQLDRFLLKLTVPLPSREDEIGVLTRHAAGFNPRDLHAAGIRPVAGPAQLEAARQAVAEVSVSPEIAGYVVDICRATRESPSLTLGVSPRGATALLATARAWAWLTGRDYVTPDDVKALSLPTLRHRVQLRPEAEMEGVTADAVITAILSHVPVPR; this is encoded by the coding sequence ATGACGTACCCGGCCACCGAGTCCACGGCAGTGACCGCGGACAGCGCCCGCGCTTCCCTCGAAGCGCTCCGCACCGAGATCGGCAAGGCCGTGGTCGGTCAGGACTCCGCCGTCACCGGCCTCGTCGTCGCGCTCCTGTGCCGCGGCCACGTCCTCCTCGAAGGCGTCCCCGGCGTCGCCAAGACCCTCCTCGTACGAGCCCTGGCCGCATCCCTCGAACTCGACACCAAGCGCGTCCAGTTCACCCCGGACCTGATGCCGAGCGACGTCACCGGCTCCCTCGTCTACGACGCCCGCACCGCCGAGTTCTCCTTCCAGGACGGCCCGGTCTTCACCAACCTCCTCCTCGCGGACGAGATCAACCGCACCCCGCCCAAGACCCAGTCCTCCCTCCTCGAAGCGATGGAGGAGCGCCAGGTCACGGTCGACGGCACCCCCCGCAAGCTCCCCGACCCCTTCCTGGTCGCCGCCACCATGAACCCGGTCGAGTACGAGGGCACGTACCCCCTTCCGGAAGCCCAGCTCGACCGCTTCCTCCTCAAGCTCACCGTCCCCCTCCCCTCCCGCGAGGACGAGATCGGGGTCCTGACCCGCCACGCCGCCGGCTTCAACCCCCGCGACCTGCACGCCGCCGGCATCCGCCCCGTCGCCGGCCCCGCCCAGCTCGAAGCCGCCCGCCAGGCCGTCGCCGAGGTCTCCGTCTCCCCCGAGATCGCCGGCTACGTCGTCGACATCTGCCGCGCCACCCGCGAATCGCCGTCCCTCACCCTCGGCGTCTCCCCCCGCGGCGCGACCGCCCTGCTCGCCACCGCCCGCGCCTGGGCCTGGCTCACCGGCCGCGACTACGTCACCCCCGACGACGTCAAGGCCCTCTCCCTGCCGACCCTGCGCCACCGCGTCCAGCTGCGCCCCGAAGCGGAGATGGAGGGAGTCACCGCCGACGCGGTGATCACGGCGATCCTCTCCCACGTCCCCGTCCCGCGCTGA
- a CDS encoding DUF58 domain-containing protein, with amino-acid sequence MALTGRAALLAALGSIPVGLLEPSWTGMLAVNGPIALACALDGALAAPVRGLVLARSGDTSVRLGEPADVHLTVTNPSSRKLRARVRDAWPPSSWLPGTETAASRHEVVVPAGERRRLTTRLLPTRRGDRQADRVTIRSYGPLGLWARQRSQASPWTVRVLPPFTSRKHLPSRLARLRELDGRTSVLTRGEGTEFDSLRDYVPGDDTRSIDWRATARQNKVAVRTWRPERDRHILICLDTGRTSAGRVGDAPRLDSAMDAALLLAALATRAGDRVDLLAHDRRPRAQVQGRSAADTLPSFVNAMATLEPELVETDARTLVSTILRSAPRRSLVVLLTSLDAAPIEEGLLPVLPRLTQRHTVVLASVADPHVAAMTNARGSVDAVYEAAAGTQTQSQRRRTSDQLTRHGVHVVDATPDTLAPALADAYLALKAAGRL; translated from the coding sequence ATGGCCCTCACCGGACGCGCCGCCCTGCTGGCGGCCCTCGGCAGCATCCCGGTCGGCCTCCTCGAACCGAGCTGGACCGGCATGCTCGCGGTCAACGGCCCGATCGCGCTCGCCTGCGCGCTCGACGGCGCCCTCGCCGCGCCCGTACGCGGCCTCGTGCTGGCCCGCTCCGGAGACACCTCGGTCCGCCTCGGCGAACCGGCGGACGTCCACCTCACCGTCACCAACCCCAGCAGCCGCAAGCTCCGGGCCCGCGTACGGGACGCCTGGCCCCCCAGCAGCTGGCTCCCGGGCACGGAGACCGCCGCGTCCCGCCACGAGGTGGTGGTCCCCGCGGGCGAACGTCGCCGCCTGACCACCCGACTGCTGCCCACCCGCCGCGGCGACCGCCAGGCCGACCGCGTCACGATCCGCTCCTACGGCCCCCTGGGCCTGTGGGCCCGCCAGCGCTCCCAGGCGTCCCCCTGGACCGTCCGGGTCCTGCCGCCCTTCACCAGCCGCAAGCACCTCCCGTCCCGGCTGGCCCGCCTGCGCGAACTCGACGGCCGTACCAGCGTCCTGACCCGCGGCGAGGGCACCGAGTTCGACAGCCTCCGCGACTACGTCCCCGGCGACGACACCCGCTCCATCGACTGGCGCGCCACGGCCCGCCAGAACAAGGTGGCCGTCCGCACCTGGCGCCCCGAGCGCGACCGGCACATCCTCATCTGCCTGGACACCGGCCGTACCTCGGCCGGCCGCGTCGGCGACGCCCCCCGCCTGGACTCCGCGATGGACGCGGCCCTGCTCCTCGCCGCCCTGGCCACCCGCGCCGGCGACCGCGTGGACCTGCTGGCCCACGACCGCCGCCCGCGCGCCCAGGTCCAGGGCCGCTCGGCGGCCGACACCCTCCCGTCGTTCGTCAACGCGATGGCCACCCTGGAACCGGAGCTGGTCGAGACGGACGCCAGGACCCTGGTCTCCACGATCCTGCGCAGCGCCCCGCGCCGCTCCCTGGTGGTCCTCCTGACGAGCCTGGACGCGGCTCCGATCGAGGAGGGCCTGCTGCCGGTCCTCCCCCGCCTCACGCAGCGCCACACGGTCGTGCTGGCCTCGGTCGCCGACCCGCACGTCGCGGCCATGACAAATGCACGGGGTTCGGTGGACGCGGTCTACGAGGCCGCGGCCGGCACCCAGACCCAGTCGCAGCGCCGCCGCACGTCCGACCAGCTCACCCGCCACGGCGTCCACGTGGTCGACGCCACCCCGGACACCCTGGCCCCGGCCCTGGCGGACGCCTACCTGGCCCTGAAGGCCGCCGGCCGCCTCTAG
- a CDS encoding VOC family protein, whose protein sequence is MVVRQRVEDLDAAVPFYEKLTGSTASRFAFAGVTLASVGPFLLFAGPDEAAQRVAGVAATLVVADLNAAVEEAQGGGAEIVMPIQPTPNGHRAVLRHPHGGVFEYIGP, encoded by the coding sequence GTGGTCGTACGACAGCGCGTCGAGGATCTGGACGCGGCTGTGCCCTTCTACGAGAAGTTGACCGGAAGCACCGCGTCACGGTTCGCTTTCGCCGGCGTCACGCTGGCGAGCGTCGGTCCGTTCCTCCTGTTCGCGGGGCCCGACGAGGCGGCGCAACGGGTGGCGGGAGTGGCGGCGACGCTCGTCGTCGCCGACCTGAACGCCGCGGTCGAGGAGGCCCAAGGAGGTGGAGCCGAGATCGTCATGCCGATCCAGCCCACTCCGAACGGCCACCGCGCGGTGCTCCGGCACCCCCACGGCGGCGTCTTCGAGTACATCGGCCCCTGA